One window from the genome of Aneurinibacillus sp. REN35 encodes:
- a CDS encoding BsuPI-related putative proteinase inhibitor produces the protein MKNVNIKSVAIGVVLGSVMTAGVGYGASSLTQVAVDLTPVTIKVGEESKSGTYHNGKENLPLTMMYKDTTYVPIRFISEALGQEATWAPQSRTVTIAAKDKDGIWEGKVESKLAYKEGTLLFTVKNQTEREQTLQFNTGQKYDYIIWNEKGEKVRQDSEGKQFTEVISKESLKQGEEKTYTADLAPLAKGTYKVEFWLTAKGTDIKNTATIHVAEDLPAP, from the coding sequence ATGAAGAATGTAAACATCAAGTCGGTAGCCATTGGTGTAGTGTTGGGAAGTGTCATGACGGCAGGGGTTGGCTATGGGGCATCGTCGCTTACGCAGGTTGCGGTAGATTTGACCCCGGTTACGATTAAAGTAGGCGAGGAAAGCAAGTCAGGTACATATCACAACGGCAAAGAGAACCTGCCGCTTACGATGATGTACAAGGATACAACCTATGTGCCGATCCGCTTTATCAGCGAAGCGTTAGGCCAGGAAGCGACATGGGCGCCGCAAAGTCGTACGGTCACAATTGCGGCTAAAGATAAGGATGGCATTTGGGAAGGGAAAGTAGAAAGCAAGCTTGCTTATAAAGAGGGTACGCTTCTGTTTACGGTAAAGAATCAGACCGAACGCGAGCAGACTTTGCAATTTAATACGGGGCAAAAATATGATTATATCATTTGGAATGAGAAGGGCGAGAAGGTCCGGCAGGATTCGGAAGGCAAGCAGTTCACGGAAGTAATCTCCAAAGAGTCGCTGAAGCAGGGAGAGGAGAAGACATATACCGCAGACCTGGCTCCGCTTGCCAAAGGGACGTATAAAGTAGAGTTCTGGCTTACCGCTAAGGGGACAGACATAAAAAATACGGCCACCATCCATGTAGCAGAAGACCTGCCTGCACCATAA
- a CDS encoding MerR family transcriptional regulator: MLYTVKETSELANVTIKTLHYYHKIGLLYSCKVSEAGYRLYSTKELERLQEILFYRELDFSISKIKQLLDGKPNRLSILSEQKELLCARKKRLDRLVQTINESIVFTAKGDVMDHTSMFEGFHSEEEWEKAMEEQKQYLKENYDYDLFEGSSIPVEEMNETAAEAKRFMDGMAEALRAGLYVDDAKVHQLISEHLAFLTRHGHEIKPADFAAQSRFFLGDEFHRKMLEEQQTGLAYFLCLAAEHFASK; this comes from the coding sequence ATGCTGTATACAGTAAAAGAGACGTCAGAACTTGCCAATGTCACCATTAAGACGCTGCATTATTACCACAAGATCGGCCTGTTGTATTCATGTAAAGTAAGCGAAGCTGGCTACAGGTTGTACAGCACAAAAGAGTTGGAGCGCTTGCAGGAAATTTTGTTTTATCGTGAGCTTGATTTCTCTATCTCAAAAATTAAACAACTACTGGATGGTAAACCGAATCGCTTATCCATTTTGTCTGAACAAAAAGAGCTTCTCTGTGCTCGAAAAAAACGCCTGGACCGTTTAGTTCAGACGATTAATGAATCGATCGTGTTTACTGCGAAAGGAGACGTTATGGATCATACATCGATGTTTGAAGGGTTTCATAGTGAAGAAGAATGGGAGAAGGCAATGGAGGAGCAGAAGCAGTATCTGAAAGAGAACTATGACTATGACCTATTTGAAGGCTCTTCGATACCTGTTGAAGAAATGAACGAGACAGCTGCGGAAGCAAAGCGCTTTATGGACGGAATGGCCGAGGCTTTACGTGCAGGGCTGTATGTAGATGATGCGAAGGTACACCAGCTTATTAGTGAACACCTCGCGTTTCTTACGCGTCATGGTCATGAAATCAAACCAGCAGATTTTGCGGCTCAATCCCGCTTCTTTTTAGGAGATGAATTTCATAGAAAGATGCTAGAGGAACAGCAGACAGGTCTCGCTTATTTTCTTTGCCTTGCCGCAGAGCATTTTGCATCAAAATAG
- a CDS encoding YwqG family protein — protein MQEHLHEKLEKHGMQHIEQHILDNLRPSVALQLEKAEALPIGTSKLGGLPDLPEGWTIPVYNDRPLTFIAQYNLKEMNTAAPSMGLPEQGMLYFFYEAEEQQVWGEADQKEGWRILYYDGHLEALSPAVLPAEDYFMLSSCRVYFHPTKTLDVESLENRINLTEEEEDKYYELLDDLHEFSPSHQAFGHPFAVQNDVFEECGWFSGQENREWVLLLQVDSDEENLNIMWGDVGMIYFCIPKDALAERKFDQAWLIYQCC, from the coding sequence ATGCAGGAGCACCTTCACGAAAAGTTAGAAAAACATGGAATGCAGCACATTGAACAGCATATACTAGACAACCTCCGGCCATCTGTCGCATTGCAGCTTGAAAAAGCGGAGGCTCTGCCCATCGGCACTTCCAAACTGGGCGGATTGCCTGATTTACCCGAAGGGTGGACAATCCCTGTCTATAATGACAGGCCCCTTACCTTCATCGCACAATACAACTTAAAAGAAATGAATACCGCAGCACCCTCTATGGGTCTGCCAGAACAAGGCATGCTGTACTTCTTCTATGAAGCGGAGGAACAGCAGGTATGGGGGGAAGCCGATCAGAAAGAAGGGTGGCGTATTCTCTACTATGACGGACATCTAGAAGCACTCTCCCCTGCCGTATTGCCTGCAGAGGACTATTTTATGCTCTCTTCATGCCGGGTTTACTTTCATCCTACCAAAACGCTTGATGTAGAAAGCTTGGAGAATCGTATCAATCTAACGGAAGAAGAAGAGGATAAATATTACGAACTCCTAGATGACTTGCATGAATTCAGTCCTTCACATCAAGCATTTGGTCATCCGTTTGCAGTACAGAACGATGTGTTCGAAGAATGCGGCTGGTTTTCCGGTCAAGAAAACCGTGAATGGGTTCTGCTCCTTCAGGTCGATTCAGACGAAGAGAACCTCAATATCATGTGGGGAGATGTCGGTATGATCTATTTCTGCATTCCAAAAGATGCGCTAGCTGAGCGCAAATTTGATCAGGCATGGTTGATTTATCAGTGCTGTTAA
- the cysK gene encoding cysteine synthase A, whose translation MRARVVNGIHELIGDTPIVKLRRLSGPDDAEVYVKLEKFNPSGSVKDRAAYHMIVEAEKAGQLADGSTIIEPTSGNTGIGLAMNAAARGYRCILVMPDNMTKERISILRAYGAEVVLTPAAEKMPGSIRKARELAEDIPDSFIPMQFENVSNPDIHRKTTAIEILQQMDYRLDAFVATAGTGGTITGTGEVLKEHLPDLRIVVVEPKGSPVLSGGEPGPHKLVGTSPGFIPPILNQNVYDEIMQCEDEDALRTMRDLAAKEGILVGPSAGGAVYAAIQEAKKLGAGKRVVAIAADSGERYLSMDIFA comes from the coding sequence ATGCGTGCACGTGTGGTAAATGGAATTCATGAATTGATCGGCGACACGCCGATTGTTAAGCTGCGTCGTCTAAGTGGTCCTGATGATGCCGAAGTGTATGTAAAACTGGAAAAATTCAATCCAAGCGGTAGTGTCAAAGACCGGGCCGCCTATCATATGATTGTGGAAGCAGAGAAAGCGGGACAGCTTGCGGATGGATCGACGATCATTGAGCCGACCAGCGGAAATACAGGGATTGGGCTTGCGATGAATGCGGCGGCGCGCGGATATCGCTGCATTCTCGTCATGCCTGACAATATGACCAAGGAACGTATCAGCATCCTGCGGGCATACGGAGCGGAAGTGGTGCTTACTCCGGCGGCAGAAAAAATGCCGGGTTCCATTCGGAAAGCGAGGGAGCTGGCAGAGGACATTCCCGACAGTTTTATTCCGATGCAGTTTGAAAACGTGTCTAATCCGGATATTCATCGGAAAACGACAGCCATTGAAATATTGCAGCAGATGGATTATAGGCTCGATGCTTTTGTGGCTACGGCAGGAACGGGTGGAACCATTACGGGAACAGGTGAAGTACTCAAGGAGCATCTTCCTGATCTGCGCATTGTTGTCGTCGAACCGAAGGGATCACCGGTGCTGTCCGGTGGAGAACCTGGGCCACATAAGCTTGTCGGTACGAGCCCGGGTTTTATCCCGCCTATTTTGAATCAGAATGTCTATGATGAGATTATGCAATGTGAAGATGAGGATGCGCTGCGTACCATGCGGGATTTGGCCGCAAAGGAAGGGATTCTAGTCGGACCATCAGCAGGCGGAGCGGTATACGCAGCGATTCAGGAAGCGAAAAAGCTGGGTGCAGGCAAGCGTGTTGTAGCGATTGCAGCGGACTCTGGTGAACGGTATTTGAGTATGGATATTTTCGCATAA
- a CDS encoding MerR family transcriptional regulator, whose amino-acid sequence MNTYTAKQVTDILQKEGQNINLRTIRYYTQIGMIPPLTLVGNKRVYTEEHLHYFRAVLTLAKAGDTLADIQDKLKSLTIEEIEKIGNHMPFYQPDRIMENETHQVSGDVFLTVSPNISAETRQKIIASISQILKGETK is encoded by the coding sequence ATGAATACGTATACCGCAAAGCAAGTTACCGATATCCTCCAGAAAGAAGGACAAAACATCAACCTGCGCACGATTCGGTATTATACGCAGATCGGGATGATTCCCCCATTAACGTTGGTAGGAAATAAACGGGTGTATACAGAAGAGCATCTGCATTATTTTCGTGCGGTGCTTACGCTGGCGAAAGCAGGCGACACGTTGGCAGACATTCAGGACAAACTGAAATCGCTGACGATAGAGGAGATTGAGAAGATCGGGAATCATATGCCGTTTTATCAACCGGATCGCATCATGGAAAATGAGACGCATCAGGTAAGTGGTGATGTGTTTCTGACCGTAAGCCCAAATATTTCAGCAGAGACCCGACAAAAAATCATTGCGTCGATCTCACAAATTTTGAAAGGAGAAACAAAGTAA
- a CDS encoding CarD family transcriptional regulator translates to MFQIGDKIVYPMHGAGVIEAIEEKEFLGEKHKYYIINMPIGNLQVMVPMEKVAILGIRLAADILTLENVLFIFHHGKSNQPISWNERYRINMDKIKTGDIQEGAEVVRDLMRRNEEKILNTSEKRMLDNAKKILISELVLVKGLTENQATDLLNEELDLNDE, encoded by the coding sequence TTGTTTCAAATAGGCGATAAAATTGTTTATCCAATGCATGGTGCAGGTGTAATTGAAGCTATAGAAGAAAAAGAGTTTTTAGGAGAGAAACACAAATATTATATTATAAACATGCCCATTGGTAATCTGCAGGTCATGGTTCCAATGGAAAAAGTAGCTATTCTCGGTATACGACTGGCTGCTGATATCCTTACGTTGGAGAACGTATTATTTATTTTTCATCATGGAAAATCGAATCAACCAATTTCATGGAACGAACGGTACCGCATCAATATGGATAAAATAAAAACAGGTGATATACAAGAGGGTGCGGAAGTCGTTCGTGATTTAATGCGTAGAAACGAAGAAAAAATCCTTAATACAAGTGAAAAAAGAATGCTCGACAACGCTAAGAAAATTTTAATTAGTGAATTGGTATTAGTCAAAGGCTTAACTGAAAATCAGGCAACTGATTTATTAAATGAAGAGCTAGATCTTAATGATGAGTAG